AAGATACTCGGAAAGTAGATACTCTGAACATAAGTAAAACGATAAAGAAGGGAGTACAAATTCCCTTCTTTTAGTTATTAAAAAATTAATTATTTTAGCGCGATCGCCTTATCTAACTGTTTTTATTTGTACGCATTTTTTTTACTGCCACACTTCAATTAAGATACTTCCTCTGAACATCAAGATTAATTATTAAGTTTTGCAAATAACTTGTGTAAGATCCCCAAACTGCTTTGAAGAAGAAATGAAGCACAACTTCACTTATCAAAAAAAGCAGCCTTGGAGACAGAGAATGGAAGCAAAGAAGGTGTTAGAAGTAAGAGAAATTAAGCTAGCTATTTTAGAAAGTTTTCCTCCACAACTTTCCATTACAGCAACTGGAATTGTTCCCACGCAGGGCTGGAAAAATGCTGAACTCATTCCTTACATTTATATCCAGCCACCGATAGATGGTATTTATGAATTTGATTTTGTCGCTGAACCGCCAAAAGGAATTGTCGCACCAGCACTTGCGTCAATAAAGGCAAATTTTCGTCTGGAAACGATTCCTAACCTGAGAGGAGTAAAAGTTTATGCTTCCAGTAATTCTCAAATTGCGCTTTTAGAAGCTAGCGGTAAAGAAAGGACAATTTGCGTTAAAGGAGTTCTCACCGATGAGGGTGTAGAATGCCAAACACTCCGCGCTGCTGACGGCGAACTTTACACACTTGTGGGCAATCTCAAGGAATTTAAAATAGGTGATGAAGTCTATGTAGCTGGTACAGTTGCTGAATTTTCGTTTTGCTTGCAGGGAATTACAATTGTTGTGAATTGGATTAGCAAAAGTGCGCCAAAGTGTTCGCTAGCTGTAGGTGTATAGTAAAGGTTGACAAACGCCCTACGACTGAAGAAGTCCACGCAGGTGGACTTTGTTTTTTTAGCGGTGAATTTATTCGCTTAAATTTTAAAGCAATTGTCTAGTATTACCCTGATAATAGATAGAGTTTAGTTTCAGAGTGAATCCTATGAGTTGCGCTGTTCTCCAAAACTACATTAATGGCGAATGGTGTGACTCCACTGCTACTGAATATTTGGATGTAACTAATCCAGCAACAGCAGAAATACTTGCTAAAGTTCCACTCGGAACAGCAACCGACGTAGATCGAGCAGCAACAGCCGCGATCGCAGCATTTACCACCTGGCGGCGCACTCCAGCGGGGGAACGAGTACAGTATTTATTTAAACTTAAAACGCTACTAGAAGAGAACTTTGCTGACTTAGCCACGACGATTACACAAGAGTGCGGCAAAACTTTGGCAGAATCAAAAGGCGAATTGCAACGGGCGATCGAAAATGTGGAAGTTGCTTGTGGAATTCCGATTTTAATGCAAGGCTACAACTCAGAAGATATCGCCAAAGGCATTGATGAAATCTTAATTCGACAACCTGTAGGTGTTGCAGCAGTTATTGCGCCGTTCAACTTTCCAGGGATGATTCCGTTTTGGTTTATGCCGTATGCGATCGCCTGCGGTAACACATATATTATTAAACCCTCTGAGAAAGTACCGCTGACAATGCAAAAAGTGATGCAGCTTTTGGCACAAACAGGAATACCCAAAGGTGTTGTCAATCTTGTTAACGGTGCGAAAGAAGTTGTCGATGCGATTCTCGATCATCCTGCGATTCGGGCAATTAGCTTTGTCGGTTCGACTTTGGTAGCGCGTTATGTTTACAGTCGGGCGACAGCAAATGGTAAACGCGCGCAGTGTCAGGGTGGGGCAAAAAATCCAGTGATTGTGCTACCGGATGCAGATATGGAGATGACAACTCGCATTGTTGCAGATAGCGCCTTCGGTTGCGCTGGACAACGTTGCTTAGCAGCTTCGCTGGCGATTACTGTTGGAAAAGCACGTCAAACTTTTACTGAGGCGATCGCTGATGCGGCGTCTACTCGCGTTGTTGGTTACGGGTTAGACGATAAAGTTCAAATGGGACCTGTGATTACAGCAGAAAGTCGAGCGAGAATTGAGCAATTAATACAGCAGGGAATCGCTGAAGGTGCAACGCCGCTTGTTGATGGTAGACAAGCAAAAATTGCTGATTATCCTCAAGGTTATTTTATTCGACCGACGCTACTCCAAAATATCGAACCTACAAGTACAATTGCTCAAACGGAGGTTTTTGGTCCTGTACTCGGTTTAATTCATCTCGATACAGTTGATGACGCGATCGCCTTTGTTAATAGCGGTCAATACGGTAATATGGCGTGCTTATTTACCTCTAGTGGCGCTGCTGCACGCAAATTCCGCTACGAAGCGGAAGTGGGTAACATTGGTATCAACATTGGCGTTGCTGCACCGATGGCTTTCTTTCCCTTTAGCGGCTGGAAAGAAAGTTTCTTTGGCGATTTGCACGGACAAGGACATCACGCCGTTGAATTCTTTACCCAAACGAAAGTTGTGGTCGAACGCTGGTTCCAAGATTGGTCAAGACAATTTTAGCTTGTCTTCTCTAAAGCTTACATATAAATGCCTGGCGAATGAATTCGCGGCTAATATACAAAGTCCACTTACGTGGACTACACATAAATCTTAAACTCTTGAGTGTGCCTACGTACACTTGGCTTATGTAGCCCCGACTTCATTCGGAGACATCCATGAATTTAGTCCTGATAGTTTCAACTCGACGCCGATTAACTCCCAAGTCGCCCTCACCTAACCGCGAAGCTGAACGAACGTGGATCGCTTTGGCATCTTTGTCAAGCAAAAATTCGACATCATCAACAAATCCGACAACGGGAATTGTAAATTCGCTATAAATGTAATTTTCGGTTTGGGCGATCGCTTTGGCACGGCGAAAAGATTGCAGCACTGTTTTGAGGTGCGCCATTGCTTCTTGGTCAGTTGAATTGTAAGTTAGAGGAGCAATTTGATGCACTGCATCTTGGCTTTGACTGCTGACACAATTAGGGGTAGTCGGACACGGTGCTAATTGACCAGCATGAACTCCAAGGTTATTCGGTCGCGTTCCGGCAAATAGCTGCGGTTCTCCAGAAAAGGTGATTTTAGTTCCTAATGCACAAAAAGTGACGAACACTAATGCGATGAAGGTAAGAAGAACTCGTTGGAATACAGAATTTGATTTCGTCTCAACTGTGGACATGATTTTAAAGCGCGATCGCACTTAGCAGTTAATACAAAGACGATTGTACTGTCTTGTACTGCTGTACCTAACCGCATCCTTAGTATCCTAGCGAGTAGATTTTAAATATTTATTGACAATATGCCTTTAACTCACTTAGTTTTTTTAACGCTTGGTATGGGACTCGTCTGGGTAAGTGTAAAAGTCAAAAACGATGTTTATCGCTTGGCAATAGCAATTTCTGGTGCCATCTCGATCGTGTGGGGGTTTGCCCTAACCCCCTTGCAGTTTCAACTACCAATCGAGGCGCTTGTACTGATCTTATTGTTTCCGCTCTGTTTGCGTTGTCTCAGAGAATAAATCAAGCAGACAGGGGTGTGTCTGTCGTATTAACACTCTTTTGTGGTACTTTTGTAGAAGCTGACCACGGTGCAGGATTTAAACTAAGCGGTTCCGTCGTACGAGGGTGTCGTGTAGGCATTGTCCGCCGAAACATTTGGTAGTAATCTTTACGGGATTCTTCAAATAAATAGCGCAATTCAGCGATCGGGTTATTGTGATGATCGACGCGCAAATCAAGATAGGGATAGACATCTTGATGGACAACATAAATTGCTGCCGATTGACGACCCCGTTTATCACCGCCTGCTGCTTCCCCAGCTTCTAAGGCTTGCAGTAAGCGTTCGGAAAACTCCATCCCTTCTTTGGCTTGATACGCTTCTGCCATTGCTAGCAAAGTTTGTTCGCCAACTAGCATATTGCCAGCGACAGAGAAGTAGGGAAAAGTAAAATGTCCTGCCCAATCGATGCACTCTTTGCCTGTCCAAGCTGCAGTGTGACCGTTGTGATCGACTAAATGTAATTGCCGATGGTCGCGGTCTTTATCGTCTTTGAGTAAAAGGTAAATGATATCTTCGACAGAGATTTCGTCTAAGGTTCCTTCGCTGATGGCACGCTGTTCGAGTAACTGAATACCCAAAATTCCCAGCAGCGGGTTAGTTTGTGCTTGCGTTGCGATCGCCCCAATTGTCGCTTTGGCATGAGGCACTAACGCCCCTACTGCTAGATGCTTTGTTGCGACTGCAACCCCTGTCATTTGCGTTGATGGATCCCAAGCCACAATTGAGAATGTCATGATTCCCTGTCTTTACTACCTAATGAGTTCTGTATAGAAACGTTATTTTTCTATATCATTTATGTACTGGTATGTACTGTCGTGTATTTAACTATTCCCAAAAAGCTTGTATTGCTAACATTAGCTGCTATGGCAGAGGTCAGGGGTCAGGTTTTATGAGTTAAGATTGACCGCTGCAATATCTCACAAAACAATTGTTGTTGAAGGACTTAGCAGTTATTTCGGTTTGTTGTAAGT
The Chroococcidiopsis sp. TS-821 genome window above contains:
- a CDS encoding DUF5818 domain-containing protein — translated: MEAKKVLEVREIKLAILESFPPQLSITATGIVPTQGWKNAELIPYIYIQPPIDGIYEFDFVAEPPKGIVAPALASIKANFRLETIPNLRGVKVYASSNSQIALLEASGKERTICVKGVLTDEGVECQTLRAADGELYTLVGNLKEFKIGDEVYVAGTVAEFSFCLQGITIVVNWISKSAPKCSLAVGV
- a CDS encoding CoA-acylating methylmalonate-semialdehyde dehydrogenase — translated: MSCAVLQNYINGEWCDSTATEYLDVTNPATAEILAKVPLGTATDVDRAATAAIAAFTTWRRTPAGERVQYLFKLKTLLEENFADLATTITQECGKTLAESKGELQRAIENVEVACGIPILMQGYNSEDIAKGIDEILIRQPVGVAAVIAPFNFPGMIPFWFMPYAIACGNTYIIKPSEKVPLTMQKVMQLLAQTGIPKGVVNLVNGAKEVVDAILDHPAIRAISFVGSTLVARYVYSRATANGKRAQCQGGAKNPVIVLPDADMEMTTRIVADSAFGCAGQRCLAASLAITVGKARQTFTEAIADAASTRVVGYGLDDKVQMGPVITAESRARIEQLIQQGIAEGATPLVDGRQAKIADYPQGYFIRPTLLQNIEPTSTIAQTEVFGPVLGLIHLDTVDDAIAFVNSGQYGNMACLFTSSGAAARKFRYEAEVGNIGINIGVAAPMAFFPFSGWKESFFGDLHGQGHHAVEFFTQTKVVVERWFQDWSRQF
- a CDS encoding DUF1499 domain-containing protein yields the protein MSTVETKSNSVFQRVLLTFIALVFVTFCALGTKITFSGEPQLFAGTRPNNLGVHAGQLAPCPTTPNCVSSQSQDAVHQIAPLTYNSTDQEAMAHLKTVLQSFRRAKAIAQTENYIYSEFTIPVVGFVDDVEFLLDKDAKAIHVRSASRLGEGDLGVNRRRVETIRTKFMDVSE
- a CDS encoding DUF1028 domain-containing protein gives rise to the protein MTFSIVAWDPSTQMTGVAVATKHLAVGALVPHAKATIGAIATQAQTNPLLGILGIQLLEQRAISEGTLDEISVEDIIYLLLKDDKDRDHRQLHLVDHNGHTAAWTGKECIDWAGHFTFPYFSVAGNMLVGEQTLLAMAEAYQAKEGMEFSERLLQALEAGEAAGGDKRGRQSAAIYVVHQDVYPYLDLRVDHHNNPIAELRYLFEESRKDYYQMFRRTMPTRHPRTTEPLSLNPAPWSASTKVPQKSVNTTDTPLSA